The Urbifossiella limnaea nucleotide sequence GGAGCCGCGGGTGGTCTGACAGGAGGAGCCGCCGGGCACCCCGGCCGCAGTTGGCGGCGATCCGGTCCACGGCACTGGTGAAATTGGCGGCGGTCACGACCGCCTTCCGGTCCACGCCGCACTCGGCGGCGACGGTCACCCAGGTGGCCGTCTGCTTGCGCCCGGCCGAGAGCCGTGCGCGGTCGGCGATGTACTGCTGGCCGGCCCGGTACAGGTCGGCGTTCGGTGGTGTCGGTTCAGGGGTCATCTTCGGTGTCTCCGGCCGACGCCCGGGGCCGCTGTGGCAGCGGTCATTACCCGTTCGCGTCGCCCTCTCGCTCGTCATGCGTCGTGCGGCCACCCATGAAGAGTGTGCCGCGACGCCTACCGCAGGCCGGTAGCGACGCCGGACGCGCCGGCGTGCGCCGCTCCCACCCGTTGTGGGGTGAGCCCGGCCTCGTCTTCTCGGTCACGTTGGTGTGTACTTCCCCGGCCCGAGGCCGGGGTGCGGTCAGCCGCGATCCCTATCCCGGGGACCGCGGTGGGGGAGTTTGACCCCGTCGCAAAAAATGGCTCCGTACTAGCCGTCGTGGATCGGGATGTCGGTCGGAGTGATGGTCGGCCCCGTACCCCGGGGCCGACCGTCACTCCGACCGTCCGGTCGATCCTGTCCCCCGCCCCGGGCTCGTCATGGCCGGGTGCGAGATCCCTCTTCTCCCGCCCGTCCGCACCGCAGAATCGCGGGCGGGCACGCCTGAACGGCGGTCGCCTCTCGTCGGGCGATCGTCCCCGGGGCGTTGAACGCCCACGCCCCGGTCAGATGATCATAACCCGACGCCTCGACGGATCAAGCCCCCATTTGCAGAAAGGAATTCGACAGACTCGCCCCGCCGCCTGACCGCGGAGGGCGATCGCCCCGCCAGGCCGATGCTCAGTACCCGTCCGGTGAAAAAGCGCCTTGCGTGGTCGGGTAGACTGCGAGTTTTCCCCGAGGGAGAACTCCGGCATGTCCGCACACCGCCCCGAGAAGGTCCGCGCCTGGCGGGCCACCATCGACGCCTGGAAGCGGTCCGGGCAGACGGTCAACGCGTTCTGTCGCGCCCGGCAACTCACTCGGTCGAACTTCGACCGCTGGCGGCGGATTCTGGCCACCCGACCGGGCGAGTCAGCGTCAACCCCGCCGCCGGCGTTCGTACCCGTCCGCGTCGTCGCCGAACCGATGGCGGAGGTGGTGCTCCGCTCCGGGGTCGTGGTGCGGGTGCCGCTGGGGGCCGCGGCCGACGCCGTCACCCGGCTGGTGACCGCGGTGGGGGCGGCGTCATGCTGAGCCTGCTCCCCGGCGGCCGCATCCTCGTCGCCGTCGAGCCGGTGGACGGCCGCAAGGGGATCGACTCCCTCGCCGGCGTGGTGCGGGCGGTCCTGAAGGGCGACCCCATGTCGGGCGACCTGTTCGTCTTCAGAACCCGCCGCGCCGACAAGCTCAAGATCCTGGCCTGGATGGGTGACGGGTTCGCCCTGTACCTGCGCCGGCTGGAACGCGGCACGTTCGCCTTCCCCGCCGCCACGGACGCCGGCGTGGCCGTCACGCCGACGCAGTTGGCCATGATCCTCGGCGGCCTCGACCCGGCCAAGACTCGCGAGCGCCGCCGGTACAAAACGCCGGCGTGATGCGCTACCGCGACCACTCCGCCGGTGTTGAATCCGACATGCCGCCGACCGACGACATCGACGATCTCCGCCGGAAGTTGGCCCACGCCGACGCCGTGATCGCCGAACTCCGCGGCGTCGTGGCCGACCTCCGCAAGCAGGTCGAGGCGCAGCAGGCCCACATCCACCGCCTGGTGAAGATCACCTTCGGCCGGGGCGGGGAGCGGGTCGAAGGGCCGACCCTGTTCGACGGGCTGGATCTGCCCGACGCCGAGCAGCCACCGCCGCCGGTCGAGTCGTCCACCCCCGAAACGGTCC carries:
- the tnpA gene encoding IS66 family insertion sequence element accessory protein TnpA; protein product: MSAHRPEKVRAWRATIDAWKRSGQTVNAFCRARQLTRSNFDRWRRILATRPGESASTPPPAFVPVRVVAEPMAEVVLRSGVVVRVPLGAAADAVTRLVTAVGAASC
- the tnpB gene encoding IS66 family insertion sequence element accessory protein TnpB (TnpB, as the term is used for proteins encoded by IS66 family insertion elements, is considered an accessory protein, since TnpC, encoded by a neighboring gene, is a DDE family transposase.) — encoded protein: MLSLLPGGRILVAVEPVDGRKGIDSLAGVVRAVLKGDPMSGDLFVFRTRRADKLKILAWMGDGFALYLRRLERGTFAFPAATDAGVAVTPTQLAMILGGLDPAKTRERRRYKTPA